A single window of Actinomycetota bacterium DNA harbors:
- the clpS gene encoding ATP-dependent Clp protease adapter ClpS → MASAGSFPSGPTTAPVREREAETHDEVRPDGPWDVIVWDDPVNLMSYVVYVFRKIFGFEEAVARKLMLEVHHRGKALVATEPREMAEMHVHQLHAHGLQATMQRSR, encoded by the coding sequence GTGGCCTCAGCTGGGAGCTTCCCTTCCGGACCGACGACCGCGCCGGTCCGCGAGCGGGAGGCCGAGACCCACGACGAGGTGCGACCCGACGGCCCCTGGGACGTCATCGTCTGGGACGATCCGGTCAACCTGATGTCCTACGTCGTGTACGTCTTCCGCAAGATCTTCGGGTTCGAGGAGGCGGTCGCCCGCAAGCTGATGCTCGAGGTGCACCACCGCGGCAAGGCCCTCGTCGCGACGGAGCCACGCGAGATGGCCGAGATGCACGTCCACCAGCTGCACGCCCACGGGCTGCAGGCGACGATGCAACGCAGCCGATGA
- a CDS encoding cold shock domain-containing protein: MPTGRVKNFDAERGFGVVVSDEDGRDLHVRSDAVEGGATLRSGDVVEFEAAESEPTHRRWNAVEVKVVREAPPDNPVGRVMNAPPSWDELEERDRQARQARRRRR, from the coding sequence ATGCCGACGGGACGAGTGAAGAACTTCGACGCCGAGCGCGGCTTCGGCGTCGTGGTCTCCGACGAGGATGGCCGCGACCTGCACGTCCGCTCAGATGCCGTCGAGGGAGGCGCCACCCTCCGTAGCGGTGACGTGGTCGAGTTCGAGGCCGCCGAGAGCGAGCCGACCCACCGCCGCTGGAACGCGGTCGAGGTCAAGGTCGTCCGCGAAGCTCCACCGGACAACCCGGTCGGACGGGTCATGAACGCCCCGCCGAGCTGGGACGAGCTCGAGGAGCGCGACCGGCAGGCGCGACAGGCACGTCGCCGCCGACGCTGA
- a CDS encoding SRPBCC family protein, whose protein sequence is MGERVSDDIAVAAPPEQVWNVIDDLEAYTQWAEGVEDVDVQERDDDGRPTRARFKVDAKVLQVSYTLTYTYGDDNVTWELVEGEQINQLDGEYEVTPDGDGSHVRYTLEVDFDIPLPGFLKKRGAKRILDTGLKGLKKRAESLA, encoded by the coding sequence ATGGGTGAGCGGGTCAGCGACGACATCGCGGTGGCGGCGCCGCCCGAGCAGGTGTGGAACGTCATCGACGACCTCGAGGCGTACACGCAATGGGCCGAGGGCGTCGAGGACGTCGATGTCCAGGAACGCGATGACGATGGCCGGCCGACCAGAGCGAGGTTCAAGGTCGACGCCAAGGTCCTGCAGGTCTCCTACACCCTGACGTACACCTACGGCGACGACAACGTCACCTGGGAGCTGGTCGAGGGCGAGCAGATCAACCAGCTCGACGGCGAGTACGAGGTCACGCCCGACGGCGATGGATCCCACGTGCGCTACACGTTGGAGGTCGACTTCGACATCCCCCTGCCGGGCTTCTTGAAGAAGCGGGGGGCGAAGCGCATCCTGGACACCGGGCTGAAGGGACTGAAGAAGCGGGCCGAATCACTGGCCTGA
- a CDS encoding PD-(D/E)XK nuclease family protein, with translation MTGGQAAALRLLDDHELGPELDRFEPTAPPMYDDLGRLRLSFSRIDTYRRCPAEFRFSYIDRIPGEPAPALSFGTSIHTALERFYDRKLPTPPSVDELLGFLYDAWDTAGFREVDRDEQLAYYRFAQDVLRRFHRREAPTYRLPADVERWFELPFEGVAVIVGSIDRVDVDPETGELEVIDYKTSKRVRDREKVRGSLQLAIYALACEHLYGQLPAAVTLDFVVAGVRVSVPTHEIDLDGARRTVRDTVAAIRDGRYDPQPNHLCGWCDFRSLCPAWEGEGPDVLGHAVQHLDRLKRSLTRDVRTLRELEAGVARLRTGPDTHASDEEGSPRDE, from the coding sequence GTGACCGGCGGGCAGGCGGCCGCGCTGCGGCTCCTCGACGACCACGAGCTCGGGCCCGAGCTGGATCGGTTCGAGCCCACCGCACCGCCGATGTACGACGATCTGGGGCGCCTGCGGCTGTCGTTCAGCCGCATCGACACCTACCGCCGCTGCCCCGCGGAGTTCCGTTTCAGCTACATCGACCGCATCCCGGGCGAGCCGGCCCCGGCCCTCTCGTTCGGGACGTCGATCCACACCGCGCTCGAGCGGTTCTACGACCGCAAGCTGCCCACCCCGCCGAGCGTGGACGAGCTGCTGGGCTTCCTCTACGACGCGTGGGACACGGCCGGCTTCCGTGAAGTCGATCGTGACGAACAGCTCGCGTACTACCGCTTCGCGCAGGATGTCCTCCGCCGCTTCCACCGGCGTGAGGCCCCGACGTACCGGCTGCCCGCCGACGTGGAGCGGTGGTTCGAGCTGCCGTTCGAGGGCGTCGCCGTGATCGTGGGATCCATCGACCGTGTCGACGTCGATCCCGAGACCGGTGAGCTCGAGGTCATCGACTACAAGACCTCGAAGCGAGTCCGTGACCGCGAGAAGGTCCGCGGGTCGCTCCAGCTCGCGATCTACGCCCTCGCCTGCGAGCACCTCTACGGCCAGCTCCCAGCCGCCGTGACGCTGGACTTCGTCGTCGCCGGGGTCCGCGTGAGCGTGCCGACCCACGAGATCGACCTCGACGGCGCGCGGCGGACCGTGCGTGACACCGTCGCGGCTATCCGCGACGGGCGCTACGACCCGCAACCGAACCACCTCTGCGGGTGGTGCGACTTCCGGTCGCTCTGCCCGGCGTGGGAGGGGGAGGGACCGGACGTGCTCGGCCACGCCGTCCAGCACCTCGACCGACTCAAGCGCAGCCTCACCCGTGACGTGCGGACGCTGCGCGAGCTCGAGGCTGGCGTCGCCCGGCTGCGCACCGGCCCTGACACCCACGCATCGGACGAGGAGGGCTCGCCCCGCGACGAGTGA
- a CDS encoding histidinol-phosphatase — MSDLDAFLSFAHELADRADDLTLPAFRHGMEVRTKRDGSPVTDADVGTERALRDAIAARYPGHAVLGEEHGRIGPDGAPTWIVDPIDGTNNFIVGIPVFATLIALAIDDEPVVGVVSAPALASRWDGIAGGGAHHNGARIEVSDIRDLAEGQVSVGGFTYFRREGYGAFLDHLHEHTRRQRGFGDFWQHCLVASGSIEAAVEAAVSLWDLAAVKVIVEAAGGRFTDVHGDATAAGGSGVSSNGHVHDRVLELLGANTAR, encoded by the coding sequence GTGTCCGACCTCGACGCGTTCCTGAGCTTCGCGCACGAGCTCGCGGATCGCGCCGATGACCTCACGTTGCCGGCCTTCCGCCACGGGATGGAGGTTCGGACCAAGCGCGATGGGAGCCCCGTCACCGATGCGGATGTCGGGACGGAACGTGCGCTGCGTGACGCGATCGCGGCCAGGTACCCGGGTCACGCCGTCCTCGGGGAAGAGCACGGACGCATCGGACCCGACGGGGCGCCAACCTGGATCGTCGACCCGATCGACGGCACCAACAACTTCATCGTCGGCATCCCCGTCTTCGCGACGCTCATCGCCTTGGCGATCGACGATGAGCCCGTCGTCGGCGTGGTCAGCGCCCCGGCCCTCGCTTCGCGGTGGGACGGCATCGCCGGGGGAGGGGCGCACCACAACGGGGCACGGATCGAGGTGTCGGACATCCGCGATCTCGCCGAGGGACAGGTGAGCGTCGGCGGCTTCACCTACTTCCGGCGCGAGGGCTACGGCGCTTTCCTCGACCACCTCCACGAGCACACCCGGCGCCAACGCGGGTTCGGTGATTTCTGGCAGCACTGTCTGGTCGCGTCGGGTTCGATCGAGGCGGCGGTCGAGGCGGCGGTCAGCCTGTGGGACCTCGCAGCCGTGAAGGTGATCGTCGAGGCAGCGGGGGGCCGGTTCACCGACGTCCACGGGGACGCTACCGCGGCAGGCGGTAGCGGGGTCAGCAGCAACGGTCACGTCCACGACCGCGTGCTCGAGCTGCTCGGCGCGAACACGGCACGATGA
- a CDS encoding polyprenol monophosphomannose synthase, with amino-acid sequence MVVIPTYNERGTLESLVDRVLAVAPVDVVIVDDGSPDGTGDIADALAGGSERVTVLHRERKSGLGSAYRLGLGRGLEVGYDVLVEMDADLSHLPEQLPALLEATGSADLVVGSRYVDGGEVENWPWHRRALSKGGNRYVQAVTGIPVRDATSGFRAYRREVLEEIDLGDLRSEGYSFQLETALRTWWEGFRIAEVPIRFVERSHGASKISRAIVFEALWRVLVWGVTHRHGSTRPHPRSVAVRS; translated from the coding sequence CTGGTGGTGATCCCCACGTACAACGAGCGTGGAACGCTCGAGTCGCTGGTGGATCGCGTCCTCGCGGTCGCTCCGGTCGACGTCGTCATCGTCGACGACGGCTCCCCGGACGGCACCGGCGACATCGCCGACGCGCTCGCGGGCGGCAGCGAGCGCGTGACGGTGCTGCACCGCGAACGCAAGAGCGGTCTCGGCTCGGCCTACCGCCTCGGCCTCGGTCGCGGCCTGGAGGTGGGCTACGACGTGCTCGTCGAGATGGACGCCGATCTGTCGCACCTGCCCGAGCAACTCCCGGCGCTGCTCGAGGCGACCGGTTCCGCCGATCTGGTGGTGGGGAGCCGCTACGTCGACGGCGGCGAGGTCGAGAACTGGCCCTGGCACCGACGGGCGCTCTCGAAGGGCGGGAACCGCTACGTACAGGCGGTCACCGGTATCCCGGTGCGCGACGCGACGAGCGGGTTCCGCGCCTACCGCCGGGAGGTGCTCGAGGAGATCGACCTCGGCGACCTGCGCTCCGAGGGCTACTCGTTCCAGCTCGAGACCGCCCTGCGCACGTGGTGGGAGGGGTTCCGGATCGCCGAGGTGCCGATCCGGTTCGTCGAACGCAGCCACGGGGCGAGCAAGATCAGCCGCGCGATCGTGTTCGAGGCCCTGTGGCGGGTGCTCGTGTGGGGCGTGACCCACCGACACGGCTCCACGCGTCCGCACCCGCGGTCGGTCGCCGTCCGGTCCTGA
- the lnt gene encoding apolipoprotein N-acyltransferase, translating into MTLLLLVVRWARQHGDTAPTAFSLGLVSGLVTFLPLLIWVANPAGHVAWLVLGLLEAAFTGVFAALVARWSDRPLLPLVAAVAWTGLEAWRGLFPLNGFDWGGLGYAHLGSPFLAFARVGGVRGLTLLTVLTAAGLALLVSDRARGGDRVRFAAGATAVALGLAGPLLVQPAAPGTSGRTVDVLAVQGNDAEERALPGREIDRIIAAQLVELTERSVARQGRPHVTVWPESSIDRDPTTERGADLLPYLERGAEVVGGNFIVGVNLDGPRPGTFLNTAIVVDGSGNIVDRYVKRRLVPFGEYVPWRWLIGDIGPFRQVPRDGLPGDGPQTLHLGDVNVAVAICFETLFPEIVRSNVLAGDAGLVLASTNDASFGRSSEPAQHLAQSRMRAVETGRWVVHASLSGVSAFASPDGSVTQQTDLYTAAAIRADLPVVSQSTVFLRVGDVTGLVTRFAVLVLVIASAASWVARRRARQELDT; encoded by the coding sequence GTGACGTTGCTACTGCTGGTCGTTCGTTGGGCCCGTCAACACGGCGACACCGCCCCGACGGCCTTCTCGCTGGGCCTGGTCTCCGGCCTCGTCACGTTCCTGCCGCTGCTGATCTGGGTGGCCAACCCCGCGGGGCACGTCGCGTGGCTCGTGCTAGGGCTGCTGGAGGCCGCCTTCACGGGGGTCTTCGCGGCGTTGGTCGCGCGGTGGTCGGACCGGCCTCTCCTCCCACTCGTCGCCGCGGTCGCGTGGACGGGCCTCGAGGCGTGGAGGGGCCTGTTCCCCTTGAACGGGTTCGACTGGGGCGGCCTCGGGTACGCCCACCTCGGTTCACCGTTCCTCGCCTTCGCCCGCGTCGGCGGTGTCCGAGGCCTCACGCTGCTGACGGTCCTCACCGCGGCTGGGCTCGCCCTACTGGTGTCGGATCGAGCCCGAGGTGGCGATCGTGTCCGGTTCGCGGCCGGCGCCACGGCCGTCGCCCTGGGGCTCGCTGGTCCGCTGCTGGTGCAACCGGCCGCGCCGGGCACGTCGGGACGCACCGTCGACGTGCTCGCCGTGCAGGGCAACGACGCTGAGGAACGCGCACTGCCGGGGAGGGAGATCGACCGCATCATCGCCGCTCAGCTCGTCGAACTGACGGAACGCAGCGTTGCTCGGCAGGGACGGCCCCATGTGACCGTGTGGCCCGAGAGCAGCATCGACCGCGATCCCACGACCGAACGCGGCGCCGACCTCCTGCCGTACCTGGAACGCGGAGCGGAGGTCGTGGGTGGGAACTTCATCGTCGGTGTGAACCTCGACGGTCCCCGTCCCGGGACCTTCCTGAACACCGCCATCGTCGTGGACGGGTCGGGCAACATCGTCGATCGCTACGTGAAGCGGCGCCTCGTCCCCTTCGGCGAGTACGTCCCGTGGCGGTGGCTCATCGGTGACATCGGCCCTTTCCGCCAGGTACCGCGGGATGGGTTGCCGGGTGACGGCCCACAGACGCTGCACCTGGGTGACGTCAACGTCGCGGTGGCCATCTGCTTCGAGACGTTGTTCCCCGAGATCGTCCGCAGCAACGTGCTGGCCGGTGACGCGGGGCTCGTGCTCGCGTCCACGAACGACGCCTCCTTCGGGCGCAGCAGCGAGCCGGCGCAGCACCTCGCACAGTCGCGGATGCGGGCGGTGGAGACCGGCCGGTGGGTCGTGCACGCGTCGCTGTCGGGCGTGTCGGCGTTCGCCTCGCCTGACGGTTCGGTGACCCAGCAGACCGACCTCTACACTGCCGCCGCGATCCGCGCTGACCTCCCCGTCGTGTCCCAGAGCACGGTGTTCCTCCGCGTCGGAGACGTCACCGGACTGGTCACCCGCTTCGCGGTGCTCGTGCTCGTCATCGCATCCGCCGCGTCGTGGGTCGCGCGCCGCCGTGCACGTCAGGAGCTGGACACGTGA
- a CDS encoding 3-aminobutyryl-CoA ammonia lyase, translating to MTEGWEVVHRRRLSAADAHYGGGLIDGAHALMLFGDVATELLVRRDGDEGLFRAYEEIEFLAPVVAGDFVEVRGRIDREGRTSRHMVFECVVYARAEPEVSGSAASILDDPLVAVRAAGTCVTPADRQRA from the coding sequence ATGACCGAGGGTTGGGAGGTCGTGCACCGGCGCCGGCTGTCAGCCGCGGATGCGCACTACGGCGGTGGCCTGATCGACGGGGCGCACGCGCTGATGCTGTTCGGCGACGTGGCGACGGAGCTGCTGGTGCGCCGGGACGGCGACGAGGGCCTGTTCCGTGCCTACGAGGAGATCGAGTTCCTCGCCCCGGTCGTGGCGGGCGACTTCGTCGAGGTCCGCGGTCGCATCGATCGGGAGGGGCGGACGTCGCGGCACATGGTGTTCGAGTGCGTGGTGTACGCGCGGGCGGAGCCCGAAGTGTCCGGTTCCGCGGCGAGCATCCTGGACGATCCGCTGGTCGCCGTCCGCGCCGCGGGGACGTGCGTGACACCAGCTGACCGTCAGCGCGCCTGA
- a CDS encoding cobalamin-dependent protein (Presence of a B(12) (cobalamin)-binding domain implies dependence on cobalamin itself, in one of its several forms, or in some unusual lineages, dependence on a cobalamin-like analog.) codes for MTTIRPYGDTTDDGRVQVSFTLPVEAGPLGRAAALALADAMGVHPAFVAHMEQLTPGYTFFVVYGAVLHDIDLDALEVEERRYPLLSPQEVDQRIREVLKRRCIVLGACIETDAHTVGLDAILNLKGYAGDKGLEYYRELEIHNLGAQVSSEELVSIAQDRRADALLVSQVVTQRDAHRHHLARLVTNLVDAGIRDGVIVIAGGPRLQPALAAELGLDAVFGAGTTPREVASYLAHALAARVGVARSDQTSPPRPATPAPPPSRGEA; via the coding sequence GTGACGACGATCCGGCCCTACGGGGACACCACCGACGACGGCCGGGTACAGGTGTCCTTCACGCTGCCGGTCGAGGCGGGTCCGCTCGGGCGGGCGGCGGCACTCGCGTTGGCCGATGCGATGGGCGTGCACCCCGCGTTCGTGGCCCACATGGAGCAGCTGACGCCCGGTTACACGTTCTTCGTCGTCTACGGGGCCGTCCTGCACGACATCGACCTGGACGCTTTGGAGGTGGAGGAGCGTCGGTACCCCCTGCTGTCGCCCCAGGAGGTCGACCAGCGCATCCGCGAGGTCCTCAAGCGCAGGTGCATCGTGCTCGGAGCATGCATCGAGACCGACGCACACACGGTGGGACTCGACGCCATCCTCAACCTCAAGGGTTACGCCGGCGACAAGGGCCTGGAGTACTACCGTGAGCTCGAGATCCACAACCTCGGCGCTCAGGTCAGTTCGGAGGAGCTGGTGAGCATCGCACAGGACCGTCGTGCGGACGCGCTGCTGGTCAGCCAGGTCGTCACGCAACGCGATGCCCACCGACACCACCTCGCGCGCCTGGTGACGAACCTGGTCGACGCCGGGATCCGTGACGGGGTGATCGTCATCGCCGGTGGACCCCGTCTACAGCCCGCTCTGGCCGCGGAGCTCGGCCTGGACGCGGTGTTCGGGGCGGGGACGACACCGCGGGAGGTCGCCAGCTACCTCGCGCACGCGCTCGCCGCTCGTGTCGGGGTCGCACGGTCCGATCAGACATCACCCCCCAGGCCGGCAACGCCGGCCCCTCCCCCCTCAAGGGGGGAGGCATGA
- a CDS encoding lysine 5,6-aminomutase subunit alpha: protein MTALLHLDPGLVDEARELAAAAVAPVRDLCAAHTTVSIERALARLYGLTGADTEGIPWVNHLVDKVAAAGALDHGVTLPIFVAAARAGTDPAGAMRGLADGSLRVPSDWSDYERRTATDEARGAARDVVELLDRRRSERDELLDRLGDPPKPWIYLIVATGDIDEDVVQAQAAARQGADIIAVIRSTGQSLLEHVPEGETHEGFAGTYATQANFARMRRALDEVSEELGRYVRLTNYASGLCMPEIAAMAGLERLDMMLNDCLYGIIFRDINPRRTFIDQYFSRRVHARAGIVINTGEDNYLTTADAVEAAHTVIASQLLNERFALDTRLQPWQIGLGHAFEIDPAYPDQVTLEVAHAALVRELFPGYPLKYMPPTKHMTGDVFTGYLLDGFFNLVGVLTGQSIILVGMLTEGVQTPWLSDRSLALKNVRYVRDATRGLAAEFRPAKDGPVAERAHQVLGDAVTLLHQLADEGLLRAIGEGVFGNTPRPEDGGRGLEGVIAKTDTYLDPVTELLEGGTA, encoded by the coding sequence GTGACCGCGCTCCTGCACCTCGATCCCGGACTGGTGGACGAGGCGCGTGAGCTGGCGGCGGCAGCGGTCGCACCGGTCCGCGATCTGTGCGCGGCGCACACCACCGTCTCGATCGAACGGGCGCTGGCGCGGCTGTACGGGCTCACGGGCGCGGACACCGAGGGGATCCCCTGGGTCAACCACCTCGTCGACAAGGTCGCTGCGGCAGGCGCCCTCGATCACGGCGTGACCCTGCCCATCTTCGTCGCTGCGGCGCGTGCCGGCACGGATCCTGCTGGCGCCATGCGTGGTCTGGCGGATGGGTCCCTCCGCGTCCCGAGCGACTGGTCCGACTACGAGCGGCGGACCGCCACCGACGAGGCGCGGGGTGCGGCACGCGACGTCGTCGAACTGCTCGATCGGCGCCGGTCGGAGCGTGACGAGCTGCTCGATCGCCTCGGTGACCCGCCCAAGCCGTGGATCTACCTCATCGTCGCCACCGGGGACATCGACGAGGACGTGGTGCAGGCGCAGGCGGCGGCCCGGCAGGGCGCCGACATCATCGCCGTCATCCGCTCCACCGGCCAGTCGTTGCTCGAACACGTTCCCGAAGGGGAGACGCACGAGGGCTTCGCGGGGACCTACGCCACGCAGGCGAACTTCGCGCGCATGCGCCGCGCGCTCGACGAGGTGTCGGAGGAGCTGGGACGCTACGTGCGCCTGACCAACTACGCGTCGGGCCTGTGCATGCCCGAGATCGCGGCGATGGCGGGCCTCGAACGCCTCGACATGATGCTCAACGACTGCCTCTACGGGATCATCTTCCGCGACATAAACCCCAGGCGGACCTTCATCGACCAGTACTTCAGCCGCCGCGTCCACGCCCGCGCTGGGATCGTCATCAACACCGGCGAGGACAACTACCTCACCACCGCCGATGCGGTCGAGGCCGCCCACACCGTGATCGCCAGCCAGTTGCTCAACGAGCGCTTCGCTCTGGACACCCGACTCCAGCCATGGCAGATCGGTCTCGGCCACGCCTTCGAGATCGATCCGGCGTACCCCGACCAGGTGACGCTGGAGGTGGCGCACGCCGCGCTCGTGCGCGAGCTGTTCCCGGGGTACCCCCTCAAGTACATGCCGCCCACCAAACACATGACCGGCGACGTCTTCACCGGCTACCTGCTCGACGGGTTCTTCAACCTCGTGGGCGTGCTCACCGGCCAGAGCATCATCCTGGTCGGGATGCTGACCGAGGGGGTGCAGACGCCGTGGCTGTCGGATCGCAGCCTGGCACTGAAGAACGTCCGCTACGTCCGGGACGCGACCAGGGGCCTGGCGGCCGAGTTCCGTCCCGCGAAGGACGGGCCCGTCGCCGAGCGAGCGCACCAGGTCCTGGGCGACGCGGTCACGCTGCTGCATCAGCTCGCCGATGAGGGACTGCTCCGTGCGATCGGGGAGGGCGTCTTCGGCAACACCCCCCGCCCCGAGGATGGCGGGCGCGGGCTCGAGGGGGTCATCGCGAAGACCGACACCTACCTCGATCCGGTGACCGAGCTGCTGGAGGGGGGGACCGCGTGA
- a CDS encoding amidohydrolase, whose translation MTSSGREGARGTLLVADRIVTLGHGRYRARAVLVRGKRVVWVGDDPDEAPGHGERIEFPGCTIGPAFVDAHVHLTSTGITLSGLDLSRASSGAELLDAVRTYSAQHDGRVVWGHGYDPHAFADELPDPDQLLEAGHGMAVYLSRVDGHSCLVDRKTLSAAPLARAEGIERDPHGDPTGVLRREANHIIRRWSIGAMTESELRAARIRVGEHAAALGIASVHEMGGPDIMGDADFDAWLAGDWPIEVIAYWGGLDLSFVVERELKQIGGDLFLDGSLGSHTAALSEPYADAPHEQGHLEYDDETVIDLFREATHAGVQVGVHAIGDAAIAQALRCWRRVDDELPDYLEFGVRRLRHRIEHAEVLPPELLDEVADLGLVVSAQPPFDTVWGGPGKLYERRLGPERESWMNPYRALADRGVPLAFGSDANVTPMDPWGVVRAAENRAHERHAITRLEAVSATTLGGRHAARQDRWVGTIRAGMRADVAVWDGDPYAADDPTGAHCVLTLLKGRVTHGDASLPHWDDAPRVRSAATTEEASAP comes from the coding sequence ATGACGAGCTCTGGCCGTGAGGGCGCGCGCGGGACCCTGCTCGTGGCCGACCGCATCGTGACGCTCGGGCACGGCCGCTACCGCGCCCGCGCCGTGCTCGTACGGGGCAAGCGCGTCGTCTGGGTCGGCGATGATCCCGATGAGGCACCCGGGCACGGTGAGCGGATCGAGTTCCCCGGCTGCACGATCGGGCCGGCGTTCGTCGACGCGCACGTCCACCTCACGTCCACCGGGATCACGCTCTCGGGCCTCGATCTGTCGCGCGCGTCGAGTGGCGCCGAGCTGCTCGACGCCGTCCGGACCTACTCCGCCCAACACGACGGACGGGTCGTGTGGGGACACGGCTACGACCCGCACGCGTTCGCGGACGAGCTGCCCGACCCCGATCAACTGCTCGAAGCCGGGCACGGCATGGCCGTCTACCTCAGCCGTGTCGACGGCCACTCGTGTCTGGTCGACCGCAAGACGCTGTCCGCGGCACCACTCGCGCGAGCTGAGGGGATCGAACGCGACCCACACGGCGACCCGACCGGTGTGCTGCGACGCGAGGCGAACCACATCATCCGCAGGTGGAGCATCGGGGCGATGACCGAGAGCGAGCTGCGTGCAGCCCGCATCCGCGTCGGCGAGCACGCTGCCGCGCTCGGCATCGCCTCGGTCCACGAGATGGGTGGCCCCGACATCATGGGCGACGCCGACTTCGATGCCTGGCTGGCGGGCGACTGGCCCATCGAGGTGATCGCCTACTGGGGCGGGCTCGACCTCAGCTTCGTGGTCGAACGCGAGCTGAAGCAGATCGGTGGTGACCTCTTCCTCGACGGCTCGCTGGGATCGCACACGGCGGCGCTGTCCGAACCGTACGCCGATGCGCCACACGAGCAGGGCCACCTCGAGTACGACGACGAGACCGTCATCGACCTGTTCCGAGAGGCGACCCACGCCGGGGTGCAGGTCGGGGTGCACGCGATCGGGGATGCGGCCATCGCGCAGGCGTTGCGGTGCTGGCGCCGCGTCGACGACGAGCTACCCGACTACCTCGAGTTCGGTGTACGGCGGCTGCGCCACCGCATCGAGCACGCCGAGGTGCTCCCGCCCGAGCTGCTCGACGAGGTCGCCGACCTCGGACTGGTCGTCAGTGCACAACCACCGTTCGATACCGTTTGGGGAGGGCCCGGCAAACTGTACGAACGACGGTTGGGACCCGAACGCGAGTCCTGGATGAACCCCTACCGCGCGCTGGCCGACCGGGGCGTCCCCCTGGCGTTCGGGTCCGACGCGAACGTGACGCCCATGGACCCCTGGGGCGTCGTGCGGGCCGCCGAGAACCGCGCCCACGAGCGGCACGCGATCACCCGGCTCGAAGCCGTCTCGGCCACGACCCTCGGGGGACGGCACGCGGCGCGCCAGGACCGGTGGGTGGGCACGATCCGCGCGGGCATGCGCGCCGACGTCGCGGTCTGGGACGGTGACCCCTACGCCGCCGACGATCCCACCGGGGCCCACTGCGTCCTCACCCTGCTGAAGGGGCGCGTGACGCACGGCGACGCCTCGCTCCCGCATTGGGACGACGCGCCCCGCGTACGCTCCGCCGCCACCACCGAGGAGGCTTCCGCACCGTGA
- a CDS encoding maleylpyruvate isomerase N-terminal domain-containing protein: MSSHPVVPEVLGPQAERLLQREITDFTTLLERFEDGDWNATTRVGDAPVARLVQHLAEGGDRLATAIERRYEDAEPGPLLQPFDDPSTPPTVEHESADPGVVLSRYREHTGRLLRVLSLTRQADWSWPVWSPLGGLETLAEATRRWLAHHFVHRDDVTSACARRLSQPEETVRLVVEFVLDAIARRGGDAVEPPIAFEVITSLPGAGSWTLIFDRDAAPQRVGTVWDEIIGSVQDHPDHRVERGPADYARVQVTGAGDVVWRAAFGRGATWDQLSVHSDDAGKGLWAALVGAMEPARAGEVGRLQH; this comes from the coding sequence GTGAGTAGCCACCCCGTCGTGCCCGAGGTCCTCGGCCCCCAGGCCGAGCGGCTCCTGCAGCGCGAGATCACCGACTTCACGACGCTGCTCGAACGCTTCGAGGACGGCGACTGGAACGCCACGACCCGCGTCGGGGACGCGCCGGTGGCACGTCTGGTCCAGCACCTGGCGGAGGGCGGCGACCGCCTCGCCACCGCCATCGAGCGCCGCTACGAGGACGCCGAGCCGGGGCCGCTCCTGCAGCCCTTCGACGACCCGAGCACACCGCCCACGGTCGAACACGAGTCTGCGGACCCCGGTGTCGTCCTCAGCCGGTACCGCGAGCACACCGGGCGGTTGCTGCGGGTGCTGTCGCTGACCCGACAGGCCGACTGGTCCTGGCCGGTCTGGTCGCCACTCGGAGGGCTCGAGACCCTCGCCGAAGCAACGCGTCGGTGGCTCGCCCACCACTTCGTCCACCGCGACGACGTCACGTCGGCGTGCGCCCGGAGGCTGAGCCAGCCCGAGGAGACCGTCCGACTCGTCGTCGAGTTCGTGCTCGACGCGATCGCCCGCCGTGGCGGTGACGCGGTGGAGCCGCCCATCGCCTTCGAGGTCATCACGTCGCTGCCCGGGGCCGGTTCGTGGACGCTGATCTTCGACCGCGACGCGGCTCCACAGCGTGTCGGCACCGTGTGGGACGAGATCATCGGCTCGGTGCAGGACCACCCCGATCACCGCGTCGAACGCGGTCCGGCTGACTACGCACGGGTGCAGGTGACCGGTGCCGGCGATGTCGTGTGGCGGGCGGCGTTCGGGCGAGGCGCCACGTGGGATCAGCTCAGCGTGCACAGCGATGATGCCGGGAAGGGCCTGTGGGCGGCGCTCGTCGGAGCGATGGAGCCGGCGCGTGCCGGTGAGGTCGGTCGCCTCCAGCACTGA